A DNA window from Drosophila sechellia strain sech25 chromosome X, ASM438219v1, whole genome shotgun sequence contains the following coding sequences:
- the LOC6612469 gene encoding uncharacterized protein LOC6612469, whose amino-acid sequence MDRNKPLRLIGLSSIKPEKNPKLTLSRLYQLPALCPIEKCIATISKDDMLQHLAQYHFPSNVKKHMQVAFNGERCTLVFDVAQLIGAQTICLGVLLYGGARGKNNQLPGEREFCYRNILKPGSELESLTAHLAIMVLVKRITFLSWAFVDRNIESDVDLGGQSVHSGQEINDQEKTVKAEQEEILDSDLLIIWTQSAPCIRPLHVAMTAFNRTLTVGRSAMLSVANSGRMYTELRGKDLPKDRHALLLTQADLKEICGAEHHLHLELILNESSE is encoded by the coding sequence ATGGACAGAAACAAGCCACTCAGACTTATTGGTCTCTCCAGTATCAAGCCCGAAAAAAACCCGAAACTTACACTGAGCCGTCTATATCAACTGCCAGCACTATGTCCCATAGAAAAATGCATTGCCACGATTTCCAAGGATGATATGCTCCAACATTTGGCCCAATACCATTTCCCATCAAACGTGAAGAAGCATATGCAAGTGGCCTTCAACGGAGAACGCTGCACCCTGGTCTTTGATGTTGCTCAGCTGATTGGAGCGCAGACCATATGTCTGGGAGTTCTTCTTTACGGCGGCGCGCGTGGGAAGAATAACCAATTACCCGGAGAACGGGAATTCTGTTATCGGAATATATTGAAGCCGGGCTCGGAGCTGGAATCACTGACGGCCCATCTGGCCATCATGGTGCTGGTGAAGAGGATTACTTTCCTCTCGTGGGCATTTGTGGACAGGAATATCGAATCGGACGTAGATCTTGGTGGTCaaagtgtccacagtggccaAGAAATTAACGATCAAGAGAAGACCGTTAAAGCCGAGCAGGAAGAGATTCTGGACTCAGACCTGTTGATAATTTGGACCCAAAGTGCACCCTGCATCCGGCCACTCCACGTTGCCATGACCGCATTCAACCGCACTTTGACGGTTGGCCGGAGCGCCATGCTTTCTGTGGCCAATTCGGGCCGAATGTATACCGAACTCCGTGGCAAGGATCTGCCCAAGGACCGGCATGCCCTATTGCTAACTCAGGCGGATTTGAAGGAGATATGTGGCGCAGAACATCATCTCCATCTCGAACTGATCCTGAATGAGTCTTCGGAATAA
- the LOC6612468 gene encoding Krueppel-like factor 3, with translation MDFFATGGFQQLYHDLEEEPLAGGDALLNIVSVGELDSSYVDTSFPGGNYNQLEFQESDYYGIITLDSNNNTNPCGNVQVALPYGEDPSLFIDFNDLTVCPPDLSDWEQRLLDNYVEIPDLVDFLPERTPLCTNNCADFLEESNSNLRLSGPPPSEIFDPDRSSSSPGSSDPASPAEVAAPPPALQMSENAAGERGYLCTFGNCEKIYAKPAHLKAHLRRHLGEKPYVCSWPDCVWRFSRSDELARHKRSHSGVKPYKCDYCSKCFARSDHLTKHRKVHERRLLAASRAGRSLVSDDLYAVRPGRKRKNQF, from the coding sequence ATGGACTTCTTTGCGACGGGTGGATTCCAGCAGCTTTACCACGACTTGGAAGAGGAGCCACTGGCCGGCGGCGATGCGCTGCTAAATATAGTCAGTGTTGGGGAATTGGATAGCTCCTATGTGGATACTAGCTTTCCCGGCGGCAACTATAATCagctggaattccaggagtcGGATTACTATGGCATCATCACCTTAGAcagcaataataatacaaatcCTTGTGGGAATGTTCAGGTGGCTCTGCCCTATGGGGAGGATCCTTCATTGTTCATCGACTTCAATGACCTGACCGTATGTCCGCCGGACTTGAGTGATTGGGAGCAGCGACTACTGGATAACTACGTGGAGATTCCGGACCTGGTGGACTTTCTGCCCGAACGAACTCCCCTGTGCACGAATAACTGTGCGGACTTTCTGGAGGAGAGCAACAGCAATCTGCGGCTGTCGGGGCCACCACCTTCAGAGATTTTCGATCCAGATCGCTCGTCTTCCTCGCCCGGCAGTAGTGATCCCGCCAGTCCTGCGGAAGTTGCTGCCCCACCTCCTGCCCTCCAGATGAGTGAAAATGCCGCCGGCGAACGGGGTTACCTGTGCACCTTCGGCAACTGCGAAAAGATCTACGCCAAGCCCGCGCATCTGAAGGCCCATTTGCGGAGGCATCTGGGCGAGAAGCCCTACGTCTGCAGTTGGCCAGATTGCGTCTGGCGGTTCTCCCGATCCGATGAACTGGCCCGCCACAAGCGCTCTCATTCCGGCGTAAAGCCGTACAAATGTGACTACTGTTCCAAGTGCTTCGCCAGGTCGGATCACCTCACCAAGCACCGCAAGGTGCACGAAAGACGTCTTCTGGCCGCCTCCAGAGCTGGCAGATCCCTGGTTTCCGACGATCTGTATGCCGTGCGACCAGGTCGAAAGCGAAAGAACCAGTTTTGA
- the LOC6612467 gene encoding uncharacterized protein LOC6612467, protein MTKLLVVEDGLQRMIKAARGRYPKDKSVKKIRRNLRLDALNQIPASSSGMTKLLVVEDRLERMIKAARGLHPKDKAVKKLGRNLRLDAMNQIPVSSKGLTKLLAVEDRLEKMIKAAPKDKAVKKLGRNLRLDAMNQIPVSSKGLTKLLAVEDRLEKMIKAAPKDKAVKKLGRNLRLDAMNQIPVSSKGLTKLLAVEDSLEKMIKAAPKD, encoded by the coding sequence ATGACGAAACTGCTCGTCGTAGAGGATGGTTTGCAGAGGATGATCAAGGCGGCCCGAGGTCGATATCCAAAAGACAAGTCTGTGAAGAAGATACGGAGGAACTTGAGATTGGATGCATTGAATCAGATTCCAGCGAGTTCGAGTGGAATGACGAAACTGCTCGTCGTAGAGGATCGGTTGGAGAGGATGATCAAGGCGGCCCGAGGTTTACATCCAAAAGACAAAGCCGTGAAGAAGCTAGGGAGGAACTTGAGATTGGATGCAATGAATCAAATTCCCGTGAGTTCAAAAGGTTTGACGAAGCTGCTCGCCGTAGAGGATCGGTTGGAGAAGATGATCAAGGCGGCCCCAAAAGACAAAGCTGTAAAGAAGCTAGGGAGGAACTTGAGATTGGATGCAATGAATCAAATTCCCGTGAGTTCAAAAGGTTTGACGAAGCTGCTCGCCGTAGAGGATCGGTTGGAGAAGATGATCAAGGCGGCCCCAAAAGACAAAGCTGTAAAGAAGCTAGGGAGGAACTTGAGATTGGATGCAATGAATCAAATTCCCGTGAGTTCAAAAGGTTTGACGAAGCTGCTCGCCGTAGAGGATTCGTTGGAGAAGATGATCAAGGCGGCCCCAAAAGACTAA
- the LOC6612465 gene encoding uncharacterized protein LOC6612465: MAHELITTHWLQYVWQVICINRESDARRQTFVDTDDRHQRRCEYPAEYANIMKAETEAMVSLAEDRGPNICSCSRLRSECWTRHSITAEDTMTRLALKYDTSIGRICRANRMHSQDVLQARRHVWVPVPSSRFQMGSPQKSESDENPETPTRKVTPNLPSHFYRQSDPNPNPFADDDDPLLFITVMKEVLQ, from the exons ATGGCCCATGAGTTGATTACGACGCACTGGCTCCAATATGTATGGCAAGTAATTTGCATAAACCGCGAATCGGACGCCCGCAGACAGACATTCGTTGACACAGATGATCGGCATCAAAGGAGGTGCGAATATCCAGCCGAGTATGCCAATATAATGAAGGCTG AAACAGAAGCTATGGTCAGCCTGGCGGAAGATCGGGGTCCCAATATCTGCAGCTGTAGTCGATTGCGATCCGAGTGCTGGACAAGACATTCGATCACCGCCGAGGACACGATGACTCGTCTGGCTTTAAAGTACGACACCAGCATTGGGCGCATCTGCAGGGCCAATCGAATGCACAGCCAGGATGTCCTGCAGGCACGCCGTCACGTGTGGGTGCCCGTACCAAGCAGTCGGTTCCAGATGGGGTCTCCACAGAAATCAGAGTCCGACGAAAATCCGGAGACACCTACCAGAAAAGTTACGCCGAACTTGCCGTCACATTTTTATCGCCAAAGtgatccaaatccaaatccttTTGCCGACGATGATGATCCCCTGCTGTTCATCACAGTTATGAAGGAAGTTCTTCAATGA
- the LOC6612464 gene encoding putative inorganic phosphate cotransporter, whose product MADAAGVPDSKGVTNRNRSDQEAKMERYDSDGQIPRCRKTRFFVVLMLFSGMANAYVMRTNMSVAIVAMVNHTAISHAISSTQSKERDGDFEWSYKLQGYILSSFFYGYVITQIPFGLMIKYYGARHFLGWGMMINSLAAFFIPISARSGGVVGLCVVRFIQGLGEGPIVPCSHSLLAQWVPPDERSLAGAAVYAGAQFGTIVSMPLSGLLAHYGFDGGWPSIFYVFGLVSTIWCVIFICLVQESPAVSTRISEAERRHIMEAIWQAQPEERGRIPFVGIAKSPPFYAILVAHAGHNYGYETLMTMLPTYMYRVLNVNIRTNGIISSLPYLAMWILAIVFGILADCLIRRNCSITVVRKLMNSLGQYGPALALISVGFVHHSLWLTSVIFILGMGLNGAIYCGFKINHLDLSPRFAGLLISVTNCVANLVGLMAPMVAGHVIDPKSSVDNWRIVFNIAAAIFIFTASFYNVFASGKPQW is encoded by the coding sequence ATGGCCGACGCCGCTGGAGTGCCGGACTCCAAAGGAGTCACTAATCGGAATCGCAGTGACCAGGAGGCCAAGATGGAGCGCTACGACTCCGATGGGCAGATTCCCAGGTGCCGAAAGACCCGATTCTTCGTCGTCCTGATGCTCTTCTCGGGAATGGCCAATGCCTATGTGATGCGCACAAATATGTCCGTGGCGATTGTGGCCATGGTCAACCACACGGCAATCTCGCATGCCATATCGTCGACTCAATCGAAGGAACGGGATGGTGACTTCGAGTGGAGCTATAAGCTGCAGGGCTACATCCTCTCTAGCTTCTTCTACGGCTATGTGATAACCCAGATACCCTTTGGCCTGATGATCAAGTACTACGGCGCTCGGCATTTTCTCGGCTGGGGCATGATGATCAACTCGTTGGCCGCCTTCTTCATTCCGATCTCGGCGAGATCGGGTGGCGTCGTCGGTCTGTGTGTGGTGCGTTTTATCCAGGGCCTTGGCGAGGGACCCATTGTGCCCTGCTCCCACTCCCTGCTGGCCCAGTGGGTTCCTCCGGACGAGAGATCACTGGCCGGAGCAGCGGTCTACGCGGGTGCCCAGTTCGGTACCATAGTATCGATGCCATTGAGTGGCCTACTGGCCCACTACGGTTTCGATGGCGGCTGGCCATCGATCTTCTACGTCTTCGGCCTGGTCAGCACCATCTGGTGTGTAATCTTCATCTGCCTGGTGCAGGAGAGTCCGGCCGTGAGCACACGCATATCGGAGGCAGAGAGGCGGCACATCATGGAGGCCATTTGGCAGGCGCAGCCGGAGGAAAGGGGCAGGATACCCTTTGTGGGCATTGCCAAATCGCCACCCTTCTATGCCATTCTGGTGGCCCATGCCGGGCACAATTATGGCTATGAAACGCTGATGACCATGCTGCCCACCTATATGTACAGAGTTCTCAATGTGAACATCCGCACAAACGGCATAATATCCTCGCTGCCCTACCTGGCCATGTGGATTTTGGCCATTGTATTTGGCATCCTGGCGGATTGCCTCATCCGGCGGAACTGTTCCATCACCGTAGTCCGCAAGTTGATGAACAGCCTGGGCCAGTACGGACCCGCCCTGGCCCTAATCTCAGTGGGCTTTGTGCACCACAGCCTCTGGCTGACCAGCGTGATTTTCATCCTGGGCATGGGACTCAACGGTGCCATCTACTGCGGCTTCAAGATCAATCACCTCGACCTGTCGCCGCGCTTCGCCGGCCTGCTAATCTCCGTAACCAATTGCGTGGCCAACTTGGTGGGTCTGATGGCGCCCATGGTGGCCGGTCATGTGATCGACCCCAAGTCCAGCGTGGATAACTGGAGGATTGTGTTTAATATTGCTGctgctatttttattttcaccgCCAGTTTTTATAACGTATTTGCCAGCGGCAAGCCGCAATGGTAA